A portion of the Paenibacillus hamazuiensis genome contains these proteins:
- a CDS encoding helix-turn-helix domain-containing protein yields MIGKKVKQLRLEQGLSLTELAEKAGVAKSYLSSLEREVQSNPSIHFLEKICAVLGVQLETIIHDQTPAREQLDEEWIGLVREAMNSGISKEQFAEFLEYQKWRSKQNRTGE; encoded by the coding sequence ATGATTGGCAAGAAAGTCAAGCAGCTTCGCTTGGAACAAGGGCTATCCCTTACAGAGCTGGCGGAGAAAGCCGGGGTAGCCAAATCGTATTTAAGCTCGCTCGAACGCGAGGTCCAGTCCAACCCCTCGATTCACTTTTTGGAAAAGATATGTGCGGTGTTGGGAGTTCAGTTGGAAACGATTATTCATGATCAAACTCCGGCTCGGGAGCAGCTCGATGAGGAATGGATCGGCTTGGTGAGAGAGGCGATGAATTCCGGCATCAGCAAAGAGCAGTTTGCGGAATTTCTGGAATACCAGAAATGGCGCAGCAAACAGAACCGCACCGGGGAATAA
- a CDS encoding anti-repressor SinI family protein yields MSKKQTLVPNMNLDENWVSLMIAARDLGLTTEEVRQFFRECEQNDEESIRYTERE; encoded by the coding sequence ATGTCCAAAAAACAAACGCTTGTACCCAACATGAACCTGGACGAGAACTGGGTGAGTCTGATGATCGCAGCACGCGATTTGGGACTGACGACCGAGGAAGTTCGGCAATTTTTTCGTGAATGCGAGCAAAACGATGAAGAGTCGATTCGTTATACAGAGAGAGAATAA
- a CDS encoding TetR/AcrR family transcriptional regulator: MIKKNKKPSNRDVALRAAASLFLTKGYHATSMDEIAAESKVSKTNIYYYFKSKEELLSAIFDGLIQTYTEMIHDAASRRDLTVQERFETLFNLLVQQKPDCLGGCPFLTLYAQLPQDAVPLIQGKVSGFFRSQIATVEALLDEGVKRKELRADLPAGTTAQFIVSAIEGALFLQQVMGSEAALPQNFLHTLAYMLK; this comes from the coding sequence ATGATAAAAAAGAATAAAAAACCATCCAATCGGGATGTCGCCCTCCGGGCGGCCGCCTCCCTGTTTCTGACGAAGGGCTACCATGCTACCAGCATGGATGAAATCGCAGCTGAAAGCAAAGTGTCCAAAACGAACATTTATTACTATTTCAAAAGTAAGGAGGAGCTTCTTTCGGCCATTTTTGACGGGCTTATTCAAACGTATACCGAAATGATTCATGACGCAGCGTCCCGCAGGGATTTGACCGTCCAGGAGCGATTCGAAACGCTGTTCAACTTGCTCGTTCAACAGAAGCCGGACTGTTTGGGCGGCTGCCCGTTTCTCACCCTTTATGCGCAACTGCCGCAAGATGCCGTTCCTCTCATTCAGGGGAAAGTCAGCGGTTTTTTTCGCAGCCAAATCGCGACAGTGGAAGCTTTGCTGGACGAAGGCGTAAAAAGGAAGGAGCTTAGAGCCGATCTTCCGGCCGGAACGACTGCCCAGTTCATCGTTTCGGCGATCGAAGGCGCTCTTTTTCTGCAGCAGGTTATGGGAAGCGAAGCGGCTTTGCCGCAAAATTTTCTTCATACTTTAGCCTATATGCTAAAGTAA
- a CDS encoding SagB family peptide dehydrogenase: MSLEKFVFDLHADTFESKPPDWEIDWDDAPLTYKLYRRRPVVPLSPEVPLTLAGFESPAGPDLSAIGHLLWHAYGLGRLSQYAPANSVPSPTEPLQLYRRFVPSGGGLYPNELYVYLKIADVPAGIYHYDAAHHRLASLREGNFDDYLSRALGNRCDMPGCFAAVFVSVMFWKNFYKYNNFAYRLQGLDSGVLIGQLLEVAKRFGFESGVYYQFLDRAIHHLLGVTEREESVYAIVPLSTGPAASWFHNQANGEKAVFASDLCRELPAVRHEHFVRSQNVKEYPMLARMNEASMLDRADSFRCVEAAGFVESGLQAIYMPSVNRLSYDLATVCRKRYSPEGEFVLSHIKLANAAALLREAADSLDYHNDLNESPDKVTNRLSLYCCLYNVEGIPDGAYRYDRATHSLRRILPGDHRPRLQQGMSLDNINLFQVPLCLHVAGDRDHLKSVLGYRGYRIQQMEAGLLVHRLLLSAAAVGMGGRPLLGFHSGLCDEIYKLSPSGKTSLIQIPIGYYRQRPRLEGSLHS; encoded by the coding sequence ATGAGTCTGGAAAAATTCGTGTTCGATCTCCATGCGGATACTTTCGAGTCCAAACCGCCGGATTGGGAGATCGATTGGGACGACGCGCCGCTTACATATAAGCTGTACCGCAGACGGCCGGTCGTACCCTTGTCCCCGGAAGTGCCGCTGACGCTGGCCGGATTCGAATCGCCCGCCGGTCCCGATCTGTCAGCGATAGGCCATCTGCTTTGGCATGCATACGGACTCGGTCGGCTTAGCCAATACGCGCCTGCGAATTCCGTGCCATCGCCGACGGAGCCGCTGCAGTTATATCGGCGATTTGTTCCATCCGGCGGTGGACTGTATCCGAACGAATTATACGTATATTTGAAAATAGCGGACGTACCTGCCGGCATTTATCATTATGATGCGGCTCACCATCGGTTGGCTTCGCTTCGTGAAGGCAATTTTGATGATTATTTGTCCCGGGCTTTGGGCAACCGGTGCGATATGCCGGGTTGTTTTGCCGCTGTATTTGTGTCGGTTATGTTTTGGAAAAATTTTTATAAGTACAACAACTTTGCCTATCGACTGCAAGGACTGGATTCGGGCGTACTGATCGGGCAACTGCTTGAAGTGGCGAAACGGTTCGGATTCGAATCGGGCGTATATTACCAGTTTCTGGATCGGGCGATCCATCATCTGCTGGGAGTGACTGAGCGGGAAGAGAGTGTGTATGCGATTGTACCGCTTTCAACGGGGCCTGCGGCATCTTGGTTTCATAATCAAGCAAATGGGGAAAAGGCCGTTTTCGCATCCGATTTGTGCCGCGAGCTTCCGGCCGTTCGGCACGAACACTTCGTGAGGTCGCAAAACGTGAAGGAGTACCCGATGCTGGCCAGAATGAACGAGGCGTCGATGCTGGATCGGGCGGATTCGTTTCGATGCGTCGAAGCGGCGGGATTTGTTGAAAGCGGGCTGCAGGCCATATATATGCCCTCAGTGAACCGGCTCTCGTACGATCTGGCGACAGTTTGCCGAAAGCGTTATTCGCCCGAAGGGGAGTTCGTGCTAAGCCATATAAAGCTGGCGAATGCGGCCGCTCTGCTGCGGGAGGCGGCCGATTCCTTGGATTATCACAACGATTTGAACGAATCGCCCGATAAGGTTACGAACCGTTTATCCTTGTATTGTTGTTTGTATAATGTCGAAGGGATTCCGGACGGCGCATATCGCTATGACCGGGCAACTCATTCGCTGCGAAGAATACTTCCCGGGGATCACCGGCCGCGGCTGCAGCAGGGGATGTCCCTGGACAACATCAATCTTTTCCAAGTGCCGCTCTGCCTTCACGTGGCCGGAGACAGAGACCATCTCAAATCCGTACTGGGGTACCGGGGATACCGTATTCAGCAGATGGAAGCGGGATTGCTGGTACACCGCCTGCTGCTATCGGCAGCCGCCGTCGGAATGGGAGGCCGGCCTCTGCTCGGATTTCATTCGGGCTTATGCGATGAGATTTACAAATTATCTCCGTCAGGAAAAACCAGTCTCATCCAAATCCCGATCGGATATTACCGTCAGAGGCCGCGGTTGGAAGGAAGCTTGCACAGCTAG
- a CDS encoding TOMM precursor leader peptide-binding protein, producing MNKTVAIIGEGQLADYVCEEMSGICRIVRQSDFKGGVPEAADFALVLHDTWHPSVHLEAEERFRSAGIPWLRAFVAFGEGIVGPLSRPGISGCSQCADTRRLLAGRDRREMWALQQRLAETGGIPRDAWASRTGLLQMAYLLAAESQKALLGQRSRCEERMFFIDMKTMGCSNHFYLPDPLCPVCGRLPDDTPADARVSLGPSRKIGENSYRCRPLKDLKRFLVDDYLDYKTGFLNGKMMDLVSPFADVSVNLPIFAHDEVTAGRTHSYAESELTAIMEGLERYCGMTPRGKRPTVTGSYRNLADQALDPVTVGLYAKEQYERPQFPFKPFHPDEPIEWVWGYSLLGQKAILVPQQLAYYSSGCGQGFVYETSNGCALGGSREEAIFYGIMEVVERDSFLLTWYARLPLPRLDPRSANDPELELMISRLETVAGFDLHLYNATMENGIPSIWAIAKNRKPKGVNLICAAGAHPDPVRAVKGAVHELSGMMLTLDEKFEANRGRYVQMLHDPSLVRGMEDHSMLYALPQAEERLRFLLEENRPLRTFQEEFNRMPAYPDLTDDLKDVLQAFRRLNLDVIVVDQTTPELKRNELYCVKVLIPGMLPMTFGHHLTRVAGLERVLKVPELLGYAKRPLFPHELNPHPHPFP from the coding sequence GTGAACAAAACGGTCGCCATTATCGGCGAAGGGCAGCTCGCGGACTATGTCTGCGAAGAGATGTCCGGCATATGCCGAATTGTACGACAAAGCGATTTTAAGGGAGGGGTGCCGGAAGCGGCGGATTTCGCGTTAGTGCTGCACGATACGTGGCATCCTTCCGTTCATCTCGAGGCGGAGGAGCGATTTAGGTCGGCGGGCATTCCGTGGCTGCGAGCGTTCGTTGCCTTCGGCGAGGGTATCGTGGGGCCGCTGAGTCGCCCCGGTATATCCGGGTGTTCGCAATGTGCCGACACCCGTCGGCTTCTCGCGGGACGCGACCGCAGGGAGATGTGGGCGCTGCAGCAGCGGCTGGCGGAAACCGGGGGAATTCCGCGCGACGCTTGGGCATCGCGTACGGGCCTGCTGCAGATGGCGTACCTTCTCGCCGCGGAGTCGCAAAAGGCGCTTCTGGGCCAGCGGTCCCGCTGTGAGGAACGGATGTTTTTCATAGACATGAAAACGATGGGCTGCTCAAACCACTTCTATTTGCCGGATCCGCTGTGCCCCGTTTGCGGACGATTGCCGGATGACACGCCTGCAGATGCCCGCGTTTCGCTCGGTCCAAGCCGCAAGATCGGCGAGAATAGTTACCGCTGCCGCCCGCTCAAGGATTTGAAGCGTTTTCTGGTCGATGATTATCTGGATTACAAGACCGGTTTCCTCAATGGAAAAATGATGGATCTCGTTTCGCCTTTTGCCGATGTCAGCGTAAATCTCCCGATATTTGCCCACGATGAAGTTACGGCAGGACGAACGCATTCCTATGCGGAAAGCGAGCTTACCGCCATTATGGAGGGGCTGGAGCGCTACTGCGGCATGACGCCCCGCGGTAAAAGGCCGACGGTCACGGGCAGCTATCGCAATCTGGCGGACCAAGCGCTTGATCCCGTCACCGTAGGCTTATACGCGAAAGAGCAGTATGAGCGGCCTCAGTTTCCGTTCAAGCCGTTTCATCCCGACGAGCCAATCGAATGGGTTTGGGGTTATTCGCTGCTCGGACAAAAAGCGATTCTCGTTCCGCAGCAGCTCGCCTATTACAGCTCGGGCTGCGGCCAAGGATTCGTCTATGAAACGTCCAACGGGTGCGCCCTCGGGGGCAGTCGGGAGGAGGCTATTTTCTACGGCATCATGGAAGTGGTGGAAAGGGATTCGTTCCTGCTTACATGGTATGCGCGGCTGCCGCTCCCCAGGCTCGACCCCCGTTCCGCGAACGATCCGGAGCTGGAGCTCATGATCAGCCGGCTCGAGACGGTGGCGGGCTTTGATTTGCACTTGTACAACGCGACTATGGAAAACGGCATCCCCAGCATTTGGGCGATAGCTAAAAACCGGAAACCGAAGGGAGTCAACCTGATATGCGCGGCCGGAGCTCATCCGGATCCGGTTCGTGCGGTAAAAGGCGCGGTTCATGAATTATCGGGGATGATGCTGACGCTGGACGAGAAGTTCGAAGCGAACCGGGGACGGTATGTGCAGATGCTCCACGACCCGTCGCTCGTACGCGGGATGGAGGACCATTCGATGCTGTACGCACTGCCGCAAGCAGAAGAGCGGCTGCGGTTTTTGCTGGAGGAAAACCGCCCTCTGCGAACGTTTCAGGAGGAGTTTAACCGGATGCCGGCTTACCCGGATCTGACGGATGACTTGAAGGACGTCCTTCAGGCGTTCCGCCGGTTGAACCTCGATGTGATCGTGGTGGATCAGACGACTCCGGAACTGAAACGAAACGAATTGTACTGCGTGAAAGTACTGATTCCCGGGATGCTGCCGATGACGTTCGGTCATCATCTCACCCGTGTGGCGGGGCTGGAGAGGGTGCTCAAGGTGCCGGAGCTGCTCGGTTATGCGAAACGCCCGCTTTTTCCGCATGAGCTCAACCCGCATCCGCACCCGTTCCCATAA
- a CDS encoding putative thiazole-containing bacteriocin maturation protein, translating into MAALTPSARPKVKVDTFFLPVPNDGVYFRNNLGTFRMEGEMIDRWIEKLIPMFNGEHTLADLTNGLPNPHRDRVYEIAEVLHQKGFIRDASQERSHQLTDAVVDKFAAQIAFLDSFGDSGAYRFQGYRQTAVLAVGSGPFFVSLVSALLESGLPGIRMLITDSVPTNRQRLKELAEQARQADPEVFLEEITLEKAGEDGWRDALQPFPAILYVSQDGDAEELRLLNKLCKAEKKMFLPAVCLHQTGMAGPVVYPDSDGCWESAWRRVHQSAVHKDPELHAFSSTAGAMLANLIVFELFKTVTGVSEKRNSFYLLDLETLEGSWHSFIPHPLVHGYKAVQRVHLSNLRLDGGTNRSASSTLLAYFNRLTSAHTGIFHIWEEGELHQLPLSQCRVQAVDPLAAGPAGLLPEFVCSGLTHEEARREAGLSGIEAYVSRLSGMLLRTEETVGIGAGETAAEAAIRGLQAWLSKRLALEPAIRKQPVARARISRLEDKRCRFYLESLTVMRGAPALALGKDLCGFPVVWVGAGDKWYGSAGLNTTLALQKALKAALYHAQNHSECRTAQTLEASSVHLGSEVAVDVAVPAMEAATEPNVLQEALQIVKRNGKQIYIVDLAVEPFLQEGLEGVYGVMLREEGSR; encoded by the coding sequence ATGGCCGCATTGACCCCATCTGCGCGACCGAAGGTAAAGGTCGACACATTTTTTCTCCCGGTTCCAAACGACGGCGTCTATTTTCGCAACAATCTGGGCACGTTTCGAATGGAAGGCGAGATGATCGACCGGTGGATTGAAAAACTGATCCCAATGTTCAACGGGGAGCATACATTGGCGGATTTGACGAACGGATTGCCGAACCCTCACCGGGACCGGGTGTATGAAATTGCCGAGGTGCTGCACCAAAAGGGCTTTATTCGAGATGCGAGTCAAGAACGTTCGCATCAATTGACGGATGCCGTCGTCGATAAGTTTGCGGCACAGATAGCTTTTTTGGACAGCTTCGGCGATTCCGGCGCATACCGGTTTCAGGGCTATCGCCAGACTGCGGTGCTTGCGGTCGGGTCCGGCCCGTTTTTCGTGTCGCTGGTATCGGCATTGCTTGAGTCCGGTCTGCCCGGAATCCGCATGCTGATAACGGATTCCGTGCCGACGAATCGGCAGCGGCTCAAGGAATTGGCGGAGCAAGCCCGGCAAGCGGATCCCGAGGTGTTTCTCGAAGAAATCACTTTGGAGAAAGCGGGGGAGGACGGCTGGCGAGACGCTCTGCAGCCGTTCCCGGCGATTCTGTATGTGTCTCAGGATGGAGACGCCGAAGAGCTCCGGCTTCTGAACAAGCTTTGCAAAGCGGAGAAGAAAATGTTCCTGCCGGCAGTATGTCTTCATCAGACAGGAATGGCGGGACCGGTTGTCTACCCGGATTCTGACGGATGCTGGGAATCGGCATGGCGTAGGGTGCACCAATCAGCCGTTCATAAGGATCCGGAGCTGCATGCCTTTTCGTCTACAGCAGGGGCCATGCTGGCCAATTTGATCGTATTCGAATTGTTTAAAACGGTTACCGGTGTATCGGAGAAAAGAAATTCGTTTTATTTGCTTGATCTGGAAACGTTGGAAGGAAGCTGGCATTCATTCATACCGCACCCATTGGTACATGGTTACAAGGCGGTCCAAAGGGTTCATTTGTCGAACTTGCGGCTTGACGGGGGAACGAACCGAAGCGCTTCAAGCACATTGCTGGCTTATTTTAATCGATTGACCTCGGCTCATACGGGGATTTTCCATATTTGGGAAGAGGGCGAATTGCACCAGCTTCCGCTCTCTCAGTGCCGCGTCCAGGCAGTCGATCCGCTGGCAGCGGGACCCGCCGGACTGCTGCCGGAGTTCGTCTGTTCGGGTCTGACGCACGAGGAGGCGCGGCGGGAAGCGGGTTTGTCCGGGATTGAAGCGTATGTATCGCGGCTTTCCGGCATGCTTCTAAGAACGGAAGAAACGGTCGGAATCGGAGCCGGGGAAACCGCCGCGGAAGCGGCTATTCGAGGCCTGCAAGCCTGGTTGTCCAAGCGGTTGGCCCTGGAACCGGCGATTCGGAAGCAGCCTGTCGCGCGGGCGCGGATAAGCCGGTTGGAGGATAAGCGATGCCGGTTTTATTTGGAGTCGTTGACCGTGATGAGAGGGGCGCCGGCGTTAGCTCTAGGGAAAGATTTGTGCGGGTTCCCTGTCGTTTGGGTAGGTGCAGGCGATAAATGGTACGGCAGTGCCGGCTTGAACACGACCTTGGCGCTGCAAAAGGCGCTGAAAGCGGCACTGTATCACGCGCAGAATCACTCCGAATGCCGCACGGCACAGACGCTGGAAGCATCGTCCGTTCATCTTGGCAGCGAGGTCGCGGTTGACGTTGCCGTCCCGGCCATGGAAGCCGCCACAGAGCCGAATGTTTTGCAGGAAGCGCTGCAAATTGTAAAGAGGAACGGCAAGCAGATTTACATCGTGGATCTGGCCGTGGAACCGTTTTTGCAAGAGGGCCTCGAAGGAGTGTACGGCGTTATGCTGCGAGAGGAGGGGTCCCGGTGA
- a CDS encoding heterocycloanthracin/sonorensin family bacteriocin: MNEFQNELQQLNVSPFQAGEMTPWNGEVPQYAGQIPEDPSRLCVGFCTGFIGFCTGFCGGFCGGFCGGFCGGFRCGGFCGGFRCGGFCGGFHRCGGFCGPRCR, translated from the coding sequence ATGAATGAATTCCAAAATGAGCTTCAACAGTTGAACGTTTCCCCGTTTCAGGCAGGCGAGATGACGCCTTGGAATGGAGAAGTCCCGCAGTATGCGGGCCAGATTCCGGAAGATCCGTCGCGGCTTTGCGTCGGCTTCTGTACCGGCTTCATCGGCTTTTGCACTGGATTCTGCGGCGGTTTTTGCGGTGGCTTTTGCGGAGGCTTTTGCGGAGGGTTCCGCTGCGGTGGCTTTTGCGGAGGATTCCGCTGCGGAGGCTTTTGCGGCGGTTTTCATCGCTGCGGCGGTTTTTGCGGCCCCCGCTGCCGTTAA
- a CDS encoding b(o/a)3-type cytochrome-c oxidase subunit 1: protein MSPNNHRFDRGDSQLVMAHILFAFLALLLGGIAGLAQGLVRGGNVPLPFGIGYYQLLTAHGVLMALVFTTYFIIGFLFAGLARNLGGDLLRITRSFGWLGFGLMTVGTLWATVLILLNKATVLYTFYAPLKASPWFYVSLVLVVVGSWMSGAGMFMNYRYWKKTHPGQVTPIFVFMTVVTMLMWIIATLGVAIEVLFQLIPWSFGWTETVNIMLSRTLFWYFGHPLVYFWLLPAYMCWYVVIPKVIGGKMFSDALARLSFIMFLLFSIPVGFHHQLMEPGIPSVWKYVQVVLTFMVVVPSLMTAFSLFATFEMHGRQVGAKGLFGWLKKLPWKDVRFFAPFMGMLVFIPAGAGGIINASHEMNALVHNTLWVTGHFHLTVATSVALTFFGIAYWLIPAVTGRVLTPRMHRMGIAQTIVWCIGMFFMSGSMHTVGLLGSPRRTAYTTYQDNPDALGWIPYHVAMAVGGTILFIAVVMMIFNIVKLMLLPKAAGAPEQFPIAETGDAAEKPPAIFERWGVWVGVLAVLILVAYTVPVMDLIGNAGVGSKGYRTW from the coding sequence ATGTCACCAAACAATCATCGATTCGACCGCGGAGACTCGCAGCTCGTGATGGCCCACATTTTATTCGCCTTCTTGGCTCTCCTGCTCGGCGGTATCGCCGGGCTGGCGCAAGGGCTTGTCCGCGGCGGCAACGTCCCGCTGCCGTTTGGCATCGGCTACTACCAGCTTCTGACTGCACACGGCGTTCTGATGGCGCTGGTTTTTACCACCTACTTTATCATCGGTTTCCTGTTTGCGGGACTGGCCAGAAATCTTGGCGGAGACCTGCTGCGCATCACGCGTTCGTTCGGTTGGCTCGGTTTTGGCCTGATGACCGTCGGCACGTTATGGGCGACGGTGCTCATACTGCTGAACAAAGCGACGGTACTGTATACCTTCTACGCACCTCTGAAAGCGTCGCCGTGGTTTTACGTCTCTCTGGTGCTGGTCGTTGTCGGCAGTTGGATGAGCGGGGCGGGAATGTTTATGAATTACCGCTATTGGAAAAAAACACATCCGGGCCAAGTAACGCCCATCTTCGTATTTATGACGGTGGTGACCATGCTGATGTGGATTATCGCGACCTTGGGCGTCGCCATCGAGGTGCTGTTCCAGCTCATCCCGTGGTCGTTCGGTTGGACGGAAACCGTCAACATTATGCTGAGCCGCACGCTGTTCTGGTATTTCGGGCATCCGCTCGTGTACTTCTGGCTGCTTCCGGCCTATATGTGCTGGTATGTGGTCATTCCGAAGGTGATCGGCGGCAAAATGTTCAGCGATGCGCTGGCCCGCTTGTCGTTTATTATGTTTCTGCTGTTTTCGATTCCGGTCGGCTTCCACCATCAGCTGATGGAACCCGGAATCCCAAGCGTATGGAAATATGTTCAGGTCGTTCTGACCTTCATGGTCGTCGTCCCCTCTCTGATGACGGCGTTCTCCTTATTCGCCACCTTCGAAATGCACGGACGGCAGGTCGGAGCCAAAGGTTTGTTCGGCTGGCTGAAAAAGCTTCCTTGGAAAGACGTACGTTTCTTCGCCCCGTTTATGGGCATGCTGGTCTTTATTCCTGCCGGTGCCGGAGGAATCATCAACGCCAGCCATGAGATGAACGCCTTGGTTCATAACACGTTGTGGGTGACGGGACATTTTCATTTGACCGTGGCTACAAGCGTGGCGCTGACGTTCTTCGGCATTGCGTACTGGCTGATTCCGGCTGTAACGGGACGGGTGCTGACTCCGCGCATGCACCGGATGGGGATCGCTCAGACGATCGTATGGTGCATCGGCATGTTTTTCATGTCGGGCTCCATGCATACGGTCGGCCTGCTCGGATCTCCCCGACGGACGGCGTACACCACGTATCAGGATAATCCGGACGCGCTGGGTTGGATTCCTTATCACGTGGCGATGGCTGTCGGCGGCACGATTCTTTTCATCGCCGTTGTGATGATGATCTTCAACATCGTCAAACTGATGCTTCTGCCGAAGGCGGCAGGAGCTCCCGAGCAATTCCCGATCGCCGAGACCGGCGATGCGGCGGAGAAACCACCTGCGATATTTGAACGCTGGGGTGTATGGGTGGGAGTGCTGGCGGTGCTGATTTTGGTGGCGTATACCGTGCCTGTCATGGACCTGATCGGTAACGCCGGCGTAGGCTCCAAAGGATATCGAACGTGGTAA
- a CDS encoding cytochrome c oxidase subunit II: MHIHRLEKIWLTFGITMLAVFLGVVGVGAFANGMQPPGEHRHTVDPETVLKTEPFNNPGLRKIGDNEYEAYMVAFAFGYSPEKMEIPAGATVHFHITSPDVIHGFEIVGTNVNMMVIPGEINHLTYKFAKPGEYLVLCNEYCGAAHEMMATTIIVK; the protein is encoded by the coding sequence ATGCACATTCATCGTTTGGAGAAAATTTGGCTGACTTTCGGCATTACTATGCTGGCCGTGTTTCTGGGCGTGGTCGGTGTCGGCGCTTTTGCGAACGGCATGCAGCCGCCCGGCGAGCACAGGCACACGGTAGATCCCGAGACGGTGCTGAAGACGGAGCCGTTTAACAACCCGGGGCTTCGAAAGATCGGAGATAACGAATACGAAGCCTATATGGTGGCTTTTGCGTTCGGATATTCCCCGGAAAAAATGGAAATACCGGCCGGGGCGACCGTTCATTTTCATATTACCAGCCCGGATGTGATTCACGGATTCGAGATTGTCGGCACTAACGTCAACATGATGGTCATACCCGGAGAAATCAACCATCTCACCTATAAATTTGCGAAGCCGGGCGAATATTTGGTGCTGTGCAACGAGTATTGCGGTGCGGCTCACGAAATGATGGCTACGACGATCATCGTGAAGTAA
- a CDS encoding cytochrome c oxidase subunit 2A, producing the protein MAKPHHAKMTKDELGSVRTMQTEHKESSLKGTFASVMLLGFFLVLTWAGAFALFLHRN; encoded by the coding sequence ATGGCAAAACCGCATCATGCGAAAATGACGAAAGATGAGCTCGGCAGCGTTCGGACAATGCAGACAGAGCATAAGGAATCATCGCTGAAGGGGACATTTGCTTCGGTCATGCTGCTCGGATTTTTTCTGGTGCTGACTTGGGCAGGAGCATTTGCGCTCTTCCTGCACCGAAATTAA
- a CDS encoding IS1182 family transposase (programmed frameshift), whose amino-acid sequence MLRSNPNVQNEYELVCIEELVHPDHPLRKVHKHIDFSFILDLVRPYYCEDNGRPSADPIMLFKMLLIGYLDGIRSERRLEREVFSNNAYRWFLGLGLKDRVPDHSTLSYFRERLQEGDVLQQIFDRVVLLAIQHRLVAGRVLITDSTHLKANANKRKFVQEEVTKSTKAYMEELDEAIRADREAHGKKPLKPREEVEETKLTKVSTTDPESGYMVRDGKPEGFFYLDHRTVDHKYNIIMDVHVTAGNVHDSVPYIERLEHIIKKFKFEKTLEAVALDAGYFTSHICKKLQDKKIYAVIGGRAFTPVKGLMAKWRFKYDAENNVYICPQKHELKYTTTDREGYRQYKSDPNHCANCPMLKECTRSRNHQKVITRHVWQDSKEWVKQNGRSKSGKYLYRLRYQTIERSFADAKELHGLRYCRFRGRNKVQQQALLTALCQNIKKIANILAKRAG is encoded by the exons ATGCTTCGCTCTAATCCGAATGTCCAAAATGAATATGAATTGGTGTGTATCGAGGAACTGGTTCATCCAGATCATCCTCTTCGTAAAGTACATAAGCATATCGACTTTTCCTTTATTCTCGACTTAGTCCGTCCTTATTACTGCGAGGATAATGGACGTCCCTCGGCAGATCCCATCATGCTTTTCAAGATGCTATTGATCGGGTATCTTGACGGCATTCGCTCCGAACGACGGTTGGAAAGAGAGGTTTTCTCTAATAATGCTTATCGATGGTTTCTGGGGCTTGGGCTCAAGGATCGCGTGCCGGATCATAGCACCCTTAGCTACTTTCGTGAACGTCTTCAAGAAGGCGATGTACTTCAACAAATCTTCGACCGGGTCGTTCTGCTTGCTATTCAACATCGTCTCGTTGCCGGTCGGGTACTTATCACCGACTCAACTCATCTTAAGGCCAATGCGAATAAACGAAAGTTTGTTCAAGAGGAAGTAACCAAGAGTACGAAGGCCTACATGGAAGAACTGGACGAAGCAATTCGTGCCGATCGCGAGGCTCATGGAAAAAAGC CTTTAAAGCCACGAGAGGAGGTGGAAGAAACCAAACTAACGAAGGTAAGCACAACCGATCCGGAGAGCGGTTATATGGTGCGGGACGGTAAGCCGGAAGGCTTTTTCTATCTCGATCATCGGACCGTCGACCACAAATACAACATCATCATGGATGTCCACGTCACTGCCGGCAATGTTCACGATTCTGTCCCTTACATAGAGCGTTTGGAACATATCATCAAGAAGTTTAAATTCGAAAAAACACTGGAAGCCGTCGCACTGGATGCAGGTTACTTCACGTCGCACATTTGCAAAAAGCTTCAAGACAAGAAAATATACGCGGTCATCGGAGGTAGAGCCTTTACCCCAGTTAAAGGATTAATGGCTAAGTGGCGATTTAAGTATGATGCGGAGAACAATGTGTATATATGTCCACAAAAACACGAATTGAAATATACGACAACGGATCGCGAAGGCTACAGACAGTATAAGTCGGATCCGAATCATTGTGCGAACTGCCCCATGCTCAAAGAATGTACCCGGTCCCGGAATCACCAAAAAGTCATCACCAGGCATGTATGGCAGGATAGTAAAGAGTGGGTAAAACAAAACGGTAGAAGCAAGTCCGGCAAATATCTCTACCGCTTACGATACCAGACGATTGAGCGAAGCTTCGCGGATGCCAAAGAGCTCCATGGGCTTCGCTACTGCCGGTTCCGCGGCCGAAACAAAGTGCAGCAGCAAGCATTACTGACTGCACTATGTCAAAACATTAAAAAGATCGCCAATATCCTGGCTAAAAGGGCCGGATAA